One window of Methanocalculus alkaliphilus genomic DNA carries:
- a CDS encoding aldehyde dehydrogenase family protein yields the protein MREPRPFCLAGRWKTSTTTTPVINPYTREEVACVCTGSADDLFMAAEYAAAAFRITNELPTYLRRQILHTIAALLEERRSELVDALIAEGGKVRKVADGEVTRAIETITISAEEASRITGTIIPLDRTPGGAGHTGHLIRVPVGPLLAITPFNYPLNLACHKIGPAIAIGAPFLLKPATATPLSSLILAEIILDAGYPPEAVSVIPAPGSVADAIIGDERFAYLSFTGSPEIGWELKKRAGRKKVSLELGGNAAAIICRDADLPYAASRIIAGGFVNAGQNCVSVQRVLIHHEVYEEMTARILSELRTLRIGDPRDPTTDLGPMISEEAAAATEDLIRSSDARIVAGGTREGALLHPTVLADVDPAIPIACREIFAPVILLSPYRTEDEAFSIVNASEYGLQAGIFTDSLETAQRAFSALDVGAVLVNDIPTFRVDEMPYGGVKGSGTGREGPAYAIAEMTVEKMLIINKR from the coding sequence ATGCGGGAACCACGCCCTTTCTGCCTCGCCGGCAGATGGAAGACAAGCACCACCACCACCCCTGTCATCAACCCCTATACACGGGAAGAGGTGGCATGTGTCTGCACGGGATCAGCTGACGACCTCTTCATGGCAGCCGAGTATGCCGCGGCAGCATTCAGGATAACCAATGAACTCCCCACATATCTCCGGCGACAGATCCTTCATACCATCGCTGCGCTCCTTGAAGAGAGGCGCAGCGAGCTGGTTGATGCCCTCATCGCAGAAGGCGGCAAGGTCAGGAAGGTAGCAGATGGCGAAGTCACCCGTGCAATCGAGACGATCACCATCTCTGCCGAGGAGGCGTCCCGGATCACCGGGACGATCATCCCCCTGGATCGAACCCCCGGAGGAGCCGGCCACACCGGCCATCTCATCAGGGTCCCCGTTGGTCCCCTCCTTGCGATCACCCCGTTTAACTACCCGCTGAATCTCGCCTGCCATAAGATAGGGCCGGCAATAGCAATCGGTGCACCCTTCCTCCTCAAGCCGGCAACAGCAACCCCCCTCTCCTCCCTCATCCTTGCCGAGATCATCCTTGACGCAGGATACCCCCCCGAAGCAGTATCGGTCATCCCGGCACCTGGATCCGTCGCCGATGCCATCATTGGAGATGAGCGGTTTGCGTATCTCTCCTTCACCGGAAGTCCCGAGATTGGGTGGGAGCTGAAGAAGCGTGCCGGAAGGAAGAAGGTCAGTCTTGAACTCGGAGGAAATGCTGCTGCCATCATCTGCAGGGATGCCGATCTCCCGTATGCCGCATCCAGGATTATTGCAGGAGGGTTTGTCAATGCCGGCCAGAACTGTGTCTCAGTCCAGCGTGTCCTTATTCACCATGAGGTCTATGAGGAGATGACCGCCAGAATCCTCTCAGAACTCAGAACCCTGAGGATCGGTGATCCCAGAGATCCCACAACCGATCTGGGGCCGATGATCTCAGAGGAGGCGGCGGCGGCAACCGAGGATCTGATCCGTTCATCAGACGCCCGGATCGTCGCTGGCGGCACCCGGGAGGGAGCCCTCCTCCACCCGACGGTCCTTGCCGATGTCGATCCCGCAATTCCGATCGCATGCCGTGAGATCTTTGCACCCGTCATCCTTCTCTCCCCATACAGGACTGAGGATGAAGCCTTCAGCATTGTGAATGCCTCAGAGTACGGCCTCCAGGCAGGCATCTTCACAGACTCCCTTGAGACGGCGCAGAGAGCCTTCTCCGCCCTTGATGTCGGTGCAGTCCTGGTCAATGACATCCCGACATTCAGAGTCGATGAGATGCCGTATGGCGGGGTGAAGGGATCGGGAACAGGACGGGAGGGACCGGCATATGCCATCGCTGAGATGACGGTGGAAAAGATGTTAATAATAAATAAAAGATGA
- a CDS encoding prefoldin subunit beta: MNPNQNIPEKIQNQIAQLQQMQQQLQTIVSQKSQYEMTIRETKRAEEELKEAAEDADVYMTVGSVMVRQKRDHVEKMLSEKVDTLELRIKSLEKQEKALSGRFEQLQQQVKNALEGRAPEAA; the protein is encoded by the coding sequence ATGAACCCGAATCAGAATATTCCCGAGAAGATCCAGAATCAGATCGCCCAGCTTCAGCAGATGCAGCAGCAGCTTCAGACCATCGTCTCTCAGAAGTCCCAGTATGAGATGACCATCCGCGAGACGAAACGTGCCGAAGAGGAGCTGAAAGAGGCTGCCGAGGATGCGGACGTCTACATGACTGTTGGATCTGTGATGGTCCGGCAGAAGAGAGATCATGTTGAGAAGATGCTCTCCGAGAAGGTGGACACACTTGAGCTTCGGATTAAATCTCTGGAGAAGCAGGAGAAGGCTCTCTCCGGCAGATTTGAGCAGCTTCAGCAGCAGGTTAAAAACGCTCTCGAGGGCAGGGCCCCCGAAGCTGCATAA
- a CDS encoding RNase P subunit p30 family protein yields MTVTDVFIQPHPRGDSTIRRMARTAREYGFDTLVAIDQPSAEYHGVSILKGIIVSERTMKAVNAAVRKRGDTIIGVAAGENSFNRSVIQTPGVSLLTGICSTRRNAFDHVTARYAAEKGVAVHLDIGMLITCRGHTRQKVLTRYHELLLLQRKYEFPFALGSGAASILDQRSVREMVQLCGLFGMERDEVRTALATIPKLRQESSFPRVVS; encoded by the coding sequence ATGACGGTCACGGATGTCTTCATCCAGCCCCATCCGAGGGGCGACTCGACCATACGGCGAATGGCGCGCACCGCTCGCGAGTATGGATTTGATACCCTTGTTGCCATCGATCAGCCGTCTGCGGAATATCACGGTGTCTCTATTCTGAAAGGGATCATCGTCTCCGAGAGGACCATGAAGGCGGTCAATGCAGCGGTACGGAAACGCGGCGATACGATCATCGGTGTTGCTGCCGGAGAGAACAGTTTTAACCGCTCAGTCATTCAGACCCCGGGCGTTTCTCTCCTGACAGGGATCTGTTCGACACGGAGGAACGCTTTTGATCATGTAACGGCGCGGTATGCCGCTGAGAAGGGGGTGGCGGTCCATCTTGATATCGGGATGCTCATAACCTGCCGCGGCCATACCCGGCAGAAGGTGCTCACACGGTACCATGAACTTCTCCTCCTCCAGAGGAAGTATGAGTTCCCGTTTGCTCTTGGGAGCGGCGCTGCATCCATCCTTGATCAGCGTTCGGTCCGTGAGATGGTGCAGCTCTGCGGGCTCTTTGGTATGGAGAGGGATGAGGTGCGCACGGCTCTTGCCACCATCCCCAAACTCCGTCAGGAGTCCTCATTCCCACGGGTGGTATCATGA
- a CDS encoding ribosome assembly factor SBDS, translating to MIPLDDAVVARYEAHGERFEILVDPDLAQKIRDGEEIGIEDAVAAAYVYENAAHVEKASDEALNKVFNTTDFEAVAEVIIKKGEIHLTSEQRKQRAEEKKRQVITYIARNAINPQTNLPHPPQRIELALEEVRINFDPFKSVDALVKEVVKALRPILPIKFAERRYAVRIPADYAPRGYGEIAGAAMVTMEKEEWQADGSWICLVKIPAGMQEEFFSLINRVSKGDADVRIIE from the coding sequence ATGATCCCTCTTGATGATGCCGTTGTCGCGCGCTATGAGGCGCATGGAGAGCGCTTTGAGATCCTGGTCGATCCGGATCTCGCCCAGAAGATACGTGATGGTGAGGAGATCGGGATCGAGGATGCCGTCGCTGCTGCATATGTCTATGAGAATGCCGCCCATGTCGAGAAGGCCTCAGATGAAGCCCTGAACAAGGTCTTCAATACGACGGACTTTGAGGCAGTGGCTGAGGTGATCATCAAAAAGGGGGAGATTCATCTCACCTCCGAGCAGCGGAAGCAGAGGGCTGAGGAGAAGAAGCGGCAGGTAATCACGTATATCGCGCGCAATGCGATCAACCCCCAGACAAATCTCCCCCACCCCCCACAGCGGATCGAGCTTGCACTCGAGGAGGTCAGGATAAACTTTGATCCCTTCAAATCCGTCGATGCCCTCGTCAAGGAGGTGGTCAAGGCTTTACGCCCGATCCTCCCGATAAAATTTGCAGAGCGGCGGTATGCCGTCCGGATCCCTGCTGATTATGCTCCGCGAGGATATGGGGAGATTGCAGGTGCAGCGATGGTCACGATGGAGAAGGAGGAGTGGCAGGCTGACGGCTCCTGGATCTGCCTTGTGAAGATACCTGCGGGTATGCAGGAAGAGTTCTTCTCACTCATTAACCGTGTCTCAAAGGGGGACGCGGATGTCAGGATCATCGAGTAA
- a CDS encoding KEOPS complex subunit Pcc1: MSDSELRHHAEFWFETPHAARIYEALAPEAYDETGERSYATISCDGDHLSLSVMAGDIPALRAALNMWLRLITIAEEMQEIHI; encoded by the coding sequence GTGTCAGATAGCGAGTTGAGGCATCATGCCGAGTTCTGGTTTGAGACCCCTCATGCAGCGAGGATCTATGAGGCGCTTGCACCTGAGGCATATGATGAGACCGGTGAGCGGTCGTATGCCACTATCAGCTGTGACGGCGATCACCTCTCCCTTTCAGTGATGGCCGGTGATATCCCGGCTTTGCGAGCCGCTCTCAATATGTGGCTTCGCCTGATAACAATAGCAGAAGAGATGCAGGAGATACATATATGA
- a CDS encoding 50S ribosomal protein L37ae, with the protein MVKGKHKAKGRVTGSAGRYGPRYGRFIRKSVNETEKVQRAKHLCPRCDTFSVKRQGTGIWGCRKCGFAFAGGAYTPQTPGLKVALRNIEATTKKEA; encoded by the coding sequence ATGGTTAAGGGTAAACATAAGGCAAAGGGTCGTGTAACTGGTAGTGCAGGCCGCTATGGACCGCGATACGGACGATTCATCAGAAAGAGCGTCAATGAGACCGAGAAGGTTCAGCGCGCAAAACACCTCTGTCCACGTTGCGACACATTCTCAGTCAAGCGGCAGGGCACCGGCATCTGGGGATGCAGAAAGTGCGGCTTTGCGTTTGCAGGTGGAGCATACACCCCACAGACACCGGGACTGAAGGTAGCACTCAGGAACATCGAGGCAACAACCAAGAAGGAGGCGTAA
- a CDS encoding Ppx/GppA phosphatase family protein, protein MIAEETVAFIDIGTNSIRLLVVRLNQNGSVTVLTMQKEVARLGEGEFAHEELTPEAIGRGVTICKNFVDLSLAFGATEMVAVATSATREAGNADQFLELLQREANLEVRVVSGKEEARLIYRGVVSGIDLGSSRALFIDIGGGSTEMIIGGQHDYLTLESMKLGAIRLTNQFFRADESGVVSRKKYAQIQQFVRNVLAQPLNRLRKTPYSRVVGSSGTIQNLAEIAARLYPATSTPDCLRYEDLRLVIRRLCSLRLDERRRVPGINPERADIIIGGAVILESAMSELGIEKIWISPHGLREGLLMEYLSRIPGLPHAEKISVRRRSVVQLGRSCRIDETHAMTIVGLSARLFDSARDAGLHQSGERERDLLLYAAYLHDIGNFISFSDHHLHSAYIIRNAELLGFDQAEITTMAEIARYHRKKPPRKKDLPFSQYDPNLQDQIRILALFLRLAEHLDRTHAGLVMDARLTRSPDGSIMLTIEGRGDCTLEVWGVRSEVAAVRKVFGGGLVIEMREGGGESLRGELPG, encoded by the coding sequence ATGATAGCTGAAGAGACGGTCGCTTTCATCGATATCGGCACAAATTCGATCCGCCTGCTCGTCGTCCGGCTGAACCAGAATGGGTCGGTGACGGTACTCACGATGCAGAAAGAGGTTGCCAGGCTTGGGGAGGGGGAGTTTGCACACGAGGAGCTCACCCCTGAAGCGATCGGCCGTGGTGTAACCATCTGCAAGAACTTTGTCGATCTCAGCCTTGCATTCGGAGCAACGGAGATGGTTGCCGTGGCAACCTCCGCAACACGGGAGGCAGGAAATGCCGATCAGTTCCTTGAGCTTCTCCAGCGTGAGGCAAATCTGGAGGTACGGGTCGTCTCCGGCAAGGAGGAGGCGCGGCTCATCTACCGGGGTGTTGTCAGCGGGATCGATCTCGGCAGCTCCCGCGCCCTCTTCATCGATATCGGTGGTGGTTCCACCGAGATGATCATCGGTGGTCAGCATGATTACCTCACCCTCGAATCGATGAAGCTTGGTGCGATCCGGCTTACGAACCAGTTCTTCCGGGCTGATGAATCCGGGGTTGTCTCGCGGAAAAAGTACGCACAGATCCAGCAGTTTGTCAGAAACGTACTTGCACAGCCGCTAAACCGTCTGAGAAAGACACCCTATTCGCGGGTCGTCGGCAGTTCAGGGACCATTCAGAACCTTGCTGAGATAGCAGCCCGCCTCTATCCCGCGACATCCACCCCGGATTGTCTCCGGTATGAGGATCTGAGGCTTGTTATCAGGCGATTATGCTCACTGCGGCTGGATGAACGGAGGCGGGTGCCCGGGATCAATCCTGAGCGGGCGGATATTATCATCGGGGGTGCTGTCATCCTTGAGTCGGCGATGAGTGAACTTGGGATCGAAAAAATCTGGATCTCACCCCATGGTCTCCGGGAAGGGCTGCTGATGGAGTACCTCTCACGGATACCAGGCCTTCCCCATGCAGAGAAGATCTCGGTCAGGCGGCGGAGCGTGGTCCAGCTTGGCCGATCCTGCCGGATCGATGAGACGCATGCCATGACGATCGTCGGCCTCTCAGCCAGGCTCTTTGATAGCGCCCGTGATGCCGGGCTCCATCAATCAGGGGAGCGGGAGCGGGATCTCCTCCTGTACGCGGCATATCTCCATGATATCGGGAACTTCATCTCATTCTCCGATCATCACCTCCATTCCGCATACATCATCAGAAACGCAGAACTCCTCGGCTTCGATCAGGCCGAGATTACAACGATGGCAGAGATAGCACGGTACCACCGGAAGAAGCCACCCCGAAAGAAGGATCTTCCCTTCAGCCAATATGATCCAAATCTTCAGGATCAGATCAGGATCCTCGCCCTCTTCCTGAGGCTTGCCGAGCATCTCGACAGAACCCATGCCGGCCTTGTCATGGATGCCCGGCTCACACGGTCTCCTGACGGCTCGATCATGCTCACGATTGAAGGGCGGGGTGACTGCACCCTTGAGGTATGGGGGGTTCGGTCCGAGGTGGCGGCCGTCAGGAAGGTCTTTGGCGGGGGCCTCGTCATCGAGATGAGGGAAGGGGGTGGAGAATCACTGCGCGGAGAGCTTCCGGGATGA
- a CDS encoding Rpp14/Pop5 family protein — MKPLPPTLRENRRYVLARIRPPTVEADERDWHIAISEAVSSLYGDIIAAEIHAGTIRQEGAYLIIRCRRGWEEELSTALTTVRGVHQTPVHLQAISTSGTIKALTKKIRPVSTGDEVSCVIDGRDHSGIHYTNGNIDLIRRDMKGQEVVFLTKEDMESFHATTTKSDGI, encoded by the coding sequence ATGAAGCCGCTTCCACCCACACTCAGGGAGAATCGCAGGTATGTTCTTGCAAGGATCCGGCCGCCAACTGTTGAGGCTGATGAGCGGGACTGGCATATTGCCATATCCGAGGCGGTATCCTCATTATATGGTGATATTATCGCGGCAGAGATTCATGCCGGAACAATCCGGCAGGAAGGGGCATACCTTATTATCCGATGCAGAAGAGGATGGGAAGAGGAGCTCAGTACTGCACTTACCACAGTCCGGGGTGTCCACCAGACCCCCGTCCATCTTCAGGCGATCAGCACCTCAGGGACGATCAAAGCACTTACAAAGAAGATCCGCCCCGTCTCCACTGGAGATGAGGTCAGCTGTGTCATCGATGGACGCGACCATTCCGGCATACACTATACCAATGGAAACATTGACCTTATCAGAAGAGATATGAAAGGTCAGGAAGTAGTATTTCTGACGAAAGAGGATATGGAGAGTTTTCATGCAACCACAACCAAGTCAGATGGGATATGA
- a CDS encoding DNA-directed RNA polymerase subunit P gives MTGSYKCARCKKKVEIDVNVRCPYCGHRILFKERGAGIKDLKAR, from the coding sequence GTGACCGGGTCCTATAAGTGCGCCCGTTGCAAAAAGAAAGTGGAGATCGATGTCAATGTCCGTTGCCCGTACTGCGGACACCGTATCCTCTTTAAAGAGCGCGGTGCGGGTATTAAGGACCTCAAAGCCAGATGA
- a CDS encoding YfcE family phosphodiesterase, producing MAGKSKQRVDPGFCLFGAEIMGKLTEDLLSEADGVRESDDIEYIHRMRVASRRIRAALPLFIICFPGKEYTRLRKSIRAVTRSLGDARDLDVQMDFLTSFLETLPDEEPPLWYAGFLPPGEETEILVPEEEPPAPPEQTGVISRITEVIRRMRSYLAGEMAVSVQPAPPPHSPSLRPGIECLLLRWTERRAAIQPDVIAAVDTFEASGVGEELLAWSRDQIISARLDGTDSHSRYAYETAYRVISERILDIFSYERYIPDPEEVSKHHEMRISAKQLRYTIEIFRDLYPDRLKEEIQSIKHLQDLLGDLHDCDVWLEVLPAFLEEEEARVTAFFGHSGFMQVIRPGIIHLARDRRIRREDLYRSFAAYWETMKSEGLFDRLRQKILEPLVIGHQSTHLRSGSDPIRIAFISDIHGNLPALNAVLEDARQRGASHILHLGDLVGFGPFPEEAIRRIREESITGVAGNIDADTLLMTKKQCKKKDSEKEIALCWTRRRLSKESRTYLAGLPGEIRTRAGEISILLTHGSPMSSTGRIGPDTPDTELSEYAGSAGAGVIATGHTHIPFARYLDGCLFINPGSVGRPHDGDPRASYCILQTQPLSVCHIRIPYDIDSVTDALEAAKLPAIFKTILRHGITIEEARLLMHLPEEKGDTISAGKRAEPEFTWYEPGRRSE from the coding sequence ATCTCCTCTCTGAAGCAGATGGAGTGCGCGAGTCGGACGACATCGAATATATTCACCGTATGCGTGTCGCATCACGCCGGATTCGTGCAGCACTCCCCCTTTTTATCATCTGCTTTCCAGGAAAGGAATATACACGACTCAGGAAGAGCATCAGGGCTGTTACGCGCTCCCTTGGTGACGCACGGGATCTTGATGTCCAGATGGATTTCCTCACCTCATTCCTTGAGACCCTCCCTGATGAGGAGCCTCCTCTCTGGTATGCAGGATTTCTCCCACCAGGTGAGGAGACGGAGATTCTGGTACCGGAGGAGGAGCCACCGGCCCCACCCGAGCAAACAGGAGTTATCAGCAGGATTACTGAGGTCATCCGTCGGATGCGATCCTATCTTGCCGGTGAGATGGCGGTATCTGTTCAGCCTGCACCACCACCGCACTCGCCATCCCTCAGGCCCGGGATTGAATGCCTCCTCCTCAGATGGACAGAACGGCGGGCAGCAATTCAACCGGACGTCATCGCTGCCGTGGATACCTTTGAAGCATCCGGTGTCGGGGAGGAGCTCCTTGCATGGAGCAGGGATCAGATCATCTCCGCACGCCTCGATGGCACCGACAGCCACAGCAGGTATGCGTATGAAACTGCCTACAGGGTTATCAGTGAGAGGATTCTTGATATCTTCTCATATGAACGGTATATTCCGGATCCCGAAGAAGTGAGTAAGCACCATGAGATGCGGATCAGTGCCAAGCAGCTCAGGTATACCATCGAGATCTTCCGGGATCTCTATCCGGACCGGCTGAAAGAGGAGATCCAGTCGATTAAGCACCTGCAGGATCTTCTTGGGGATCTGCATGACTGTGATGTCTGGCTTGAGGTACTGCCTGCGTTTCTTGAAGAGGAGGAGGCACGGGTAACCGCCTTCTTCGGCCATTCCGGGTTCATGCAGGTCATCAGACCGGGGATCATCCACCTTGCACGTGACCGGCGTATCAGGCGCGAGGATCTCTACAGGTCTTTCGCCGCATACTGGGAGACGATGAAGAGTGAGGGGCTCTTCGACCGTCTCAGGCAGAAGATACTTGAACCACTTGTTATCGGCCACCAGAGCACGCATCTCCGGAGCGGGAGTGATCCGATTCGGATCGCCTTCATCAGCGACATCCATGGGAACCTCCCCGCTCTCAATGCTGTTCTTGAGGATGCCCGCCAACGTGGGGCATCCCATATCCTGCATCTTGGCGATCTCGTCGGCTTCGGCCCGTTTCCGGAAGAGGCGATCCGCCGTATCAGGGAAGAGTCGATCACCGGTGTTGCCGGCAATATCGATGCAGATACCCTCCTGATGACGAAGAAACAGTGTAAGAAGAAGGATTCTGAGAAAGAGATCGCCCTCTGCTGGACACGAAGACGCCTCTCAAAAGAGAGCCGGACGTACCTGGCCGGTCTTCCGGGGGAGATCAGGACACGGGCGGGCGAGATATCCATTCTTCTGACCCATGGGAGTCCGATGTCATCCACGGGTCGGATCGGGCCTGATACGCCCGATACAGAGCTCTCAGAGTATGCAGGGTCAGCCGGGGCAGGGGTCATCGCAACCGGCCATACCCACATCCCGTTCGCCCGGTATCTCGATGGCTGCCTCTTCATTAATCCGGGCTCTGTCGGACGGCCCCATGACGGGGATCCCCGGGCATCGTACTGTATCCTGCAGACACAACCCCTCTCGGTCTGCCATATCCGGATCCCATATGATATCGATAGCGTCACGGATGCACTGGAGGCGGCGAAACTTCCCGCAATCTTCAAAACGATACTGCGTCATGGTATCACCATCGAGGAGGCACGGCTCCTGATGCACCTTCCCGAGGAGAAGGGCGATACCATCTCTGCAGGCAAAAGAGCCGAACCGGAGTTTACCTGGTATGAACCGGGAAGGCGGAGTGAATGA
- a CDS encoding 2-isopropylmalate synthase, with the protein MSVCLRQILPWGIAFFVDRKRPERVTVFDTTLRDGEQTPGVSFTIEQKLDIARLLSEIGVDTIEAGFPASSAQEKETVTRIASEDLAAKVCGLSRSRIDDVDTCLDCGVDMVHVFIPTSDIQRENTIKKSREEVLQMTGEIVGYVRDHLGSCMFSAMDATRTDLPYLIEVLKVAEEAGATVVNIPDTVGVSTPMKIGELIMAISREITIPIDVHCHNDFGLAVANTTTAVEAGASQVQVTVNGIGERAGNADIAQTVMILEAIHGISTGIETTRLVETSRVVSRYSGIPITPIQPVVGDNAFAHESGIHSHGIMANSQTFEPGIMTPEMVGHRRRLALGKHVGRHAVRQMLSLVHITPSDRQLDEIVERIKAISSRGRRVTDHDLYTIAEDIMDIQAIAKTIELRDISIMSGNHCIPTASVRAIVGGVEKTASATGNGPVDAAVRAVLGVMPIAISLKDFRIEAISGGTDAIGHVTITVEDQQGRTFDASSSGDDIVLASAEAMINAINLLRWSGETP; encoded by the coding sequence ATGTCAGTATGCCTCAGGCAAATACTTCCGTGGGGAATTGCTTTCTTTGTTGATCGCAAACGCCCAGAGAGAGTAACTGTTTTTGACACCACCCTCAGGGATGGTGAGCAGACACCAGGTGTATCATTCACCATTGAACAGAAACTGGATATCGCACGCCTCCTCTCAGAGATCGGTGTGGATACCATCGAAGCCGGATTCCCTGCATCCTCAGCACAGGAGAAGGAGACGGTCACCCGGATCGCCTCTGAGGACCTTGCTGCGAAAGTCTGTGGGTTATCACGATCACGGATCGATGATGTCGATACCTGCCTTGACTGCGGCGTCGATATGGTCCATGTCTTCATTCCGACATCGGATATCCAGAGAGAGAATACCATCAAGAAGAGCCGCGAGGAAGTCCTCCAGATGACCGGTGAGATCGTCGGATATGTCCGCGATCACCTCGGATCCTGCATGTTCTCTGCGATGGATGCAACCCGGACCGATCTCCCGTACCTGATCGAGGTACTGAAGGTAGCAGAAGAAGCCGGTGCAACAGTCGTCAATATCCCCGATACCGTCGGTGTCTCCACCCCGATGAAGATTGGGGAGCTGATCATGGCCATCTCCCGGGAGATAACCATCCCGATTGATGTTCACTGTCACAATGACTTCGGTCTCGCCGTTGCCAATACGACAACCGCCGTCGAGGCGGGCGCCTCCCAGGTGCAGGTGACGGTCAATGGGATCGGTGAACGGGCCGGGAATGCCGATATCGCTCAGACCGTCATGATCCTCGAGGCGATTCACGGGATCAGTACCGGTATCGAGACGACGAGGCTTGTTGAGACCTCGCGAGTCGTCTCCAGGTACTCCGGGATTCCGATCACCCCGATCCAGCCGGTCGTCGGAGATAACGCCTTTGCCCATGAATCAGGCATCCATTCCCATGGCATCATGGCAAACAGCCAGACCTTCGAGCCTGGGATTATGACACCCGAGATGGTCGGCCACCGCCGCCGCCTCGCCCTCGGCAAGCATGTCGGCAGGCATGCCGTAAGGCAGATGCTCTCCCTCGTCCATATCACGCCGTCTGATCGGCAGCTGGATGAGATCGTTGAGAGGATCAAGGCGATATCATCCCGTGGCCGCCGGGTCACCGATCATGATCTCTACACGATCGCTGAGGATATCATGGATATTCAGGCAATCGCAAAGACGATCGAGCTGCGTGACATCTCCATCATGAGCGGGAACCACTGCATCCCGACAGCGAGTGTCCGCGCAATCGTCGGCGGGGTCGAGAAGACCGCCAGCGCCACCGGCAATGGTCCGGTTGATGCCGCGGTCCGTGCAGTCCTCGGGGTGATGCCGATCGCCATCTCACTCAAGGATTTCCGGATCGAGGCGATCAGCGGTGGAACCGATGCCATCGGCCATGTCACGATCACCGTTGAGGATCAGCAGGGAAGAACCTTCGATGCGAGCTCATCAGGCGATGACATCGTCCTTGCATCCGCAGAGGCGATGATCAATGCAATCAATCTCCTCCGGTGGTCCGGGGAGACACCCTGA
- the psmA gene encoding archaeal proteasome endopeptidase complex subunit alpha, which produces MQPQPSQMGYDRAITVFSPDGRLYQVEYAREAVKRGTTAVGIKCKEGVVLIVDKRVSSRLLEPSSIEKIFRIDAHIGVASSGLVGDARALVDRARIEAQINRVSYDESIDIETLSKRLCDHMQTYTQFGGARPYGTALLIAGISDGKPHLFETDPSGTLLEYKATGIGVGRPAVMKVFEEEYNPENSCKDAILLGLKALHAATEGKFDVNTVEIGIVSIQSGTFRKMTPEEVAVCVETFEQ; this is translated from the coding sequence ATGCAACCACAACCAAGTCAGATGGGATATGACCGGGCGATCACCGTCTTCAGTCCGGACGGCCGCCTTTACCAGGTCGAGTACGCACGTGAAGCAGTGAAACGCGGAACAACTGCTGTCGGGATCAAATGTAAGGAGGGTGTCGTCCTCATCGTGGATAAGCGGGTGAGTTCACGCCTCCTTGAGCCATCATCCATCGAGAAGATCTTCCGGATAGATGCACATATCGGTGTCGCATCATCCGGTCTTGTCGGTGATGCCCGCGCCCTCGTGGACCGCGCGCGAATCGAAGCACAGATTAACCGCGTCTCGTATGATGAGTCGATCGATATCGAGACCCTCTCAAAGAGGCTCTGCGATCATATGCAGACCTACACGCAGTTTGGTGGTGCCCGCCCGTATGGAACCGCTCTGCTTATTGCAGGAATCTCCGATGGGAAGCCGCATCTCTTTGAGACCGATCCATCCGGTACACTCCTTGAGTACAAGGCGACAGGCATCGGTGTCGGCAGGCCGGCGGTTATGAAGGTCTTTGAGGAGGAGTACAATCCAGAGAACTCCTGCAAGGATGCGATTCTCCTTGGCCTTAAGGCGCTTCATGCCGCAACTGAAGGGAAATTTGATGTAAATACCGTTGAGATCGGCATCGTCTCAATCCAGTCGGGAACATTCCGGAAGATGACTCCGGAAGAGGTTGCTGTCTGTGTTGAGACCTTTGAGCAGTGA